A window of the Kosakonia sp. BYX6 genome harbors these coding sequences:
- the galS gene encoding HTH-type transcriptional regulator GalS, translating into MITIRDVARHAGVSVATVSRVLNNSALVSQETRETVMKAVAQLGYRPNANAQALATQVSDTIGVVVMDVSDAFFGALVKAVDTVAQQHQKYVLIGNSYHEAEKERHAIEVLIRQRCNALIVHSKALSDEELAGFMEQIPGMVLINRLVPGYAHRCVCLDNVSGAVMATRMLLNNGHQRVGYLASSHHIEDNDMRRNGWFRALEEQGITAPDSWVGTGSPDMQGGEAAMVELLGRNLHLTAVFAYNDSMAAGALTALKDNGIAVPQHLSLIGFDDIPIARYTDPQLTTVRYPVASMARLATELALQGAAGKLDPTASHCFMPTLVRRHSVTARQTVAPITNL; encoded by the coding sequence ATGATCACCATTCGTGACGTTGCCCGTCATGCGGGCGTCTCTGTCGCGACGGTTTCCCGCGTGCTCAATAACAGCGCATTGGTTAGCCAGGAAACGCGTGAAACGGTGATGAAAGCGGTCGCTCAGCTGGGTTATCGCCCAAATGCCAACGCCCAGGCGCTGGCAACGCAGGTCAGCGACACCATTGGTGTGGTGGTGATGGACGTCTCCGATGCCTTCTTCGGCGCACTGGTCAAAGCGGTGGATACCGTTGCTCAGCAGCACCAGAAATATGTGCTGATTGGCAACAGTTACCATGAAGCGGAAAAAGAGCGCCACGCCATTGAAGTGCTGATTCGCCAACGCTGTAACGCCCTGATTGTTCACTCAAAAGCCTTAAGCGATGAAGAGCTTGCAGGCTTTATGGAGCAGATCCCCGGCATGGTGCTGATTAACCGCCTGGTGCCGGGCTACGCGCACCGCTGCGTCTGCCTTGATAACGTCAGCGGAGCGGTCATGGCGACGCGAATGTTGCTCAACAATGGCCATCAACGCGTTGGCTATTTGGCGTCCAGTCACCACATTGAAGATAACGATATGCGCCGCAATGGCTGGTTCCGCGCGCTGGAAGAGCAGGGGATTACCGCGCCCGATAGTTGGGTTGGCACCGGCTCGCCGGATATGCAAGGCGGGGAAGCTGCCATGGTTGAGCTACTGGGGCGCAACCTACATCTGACGGCGGTATTTGCCTATAACGACAGTATGGCGGCGGGCGCGCTTACCGCGTTGAAAGATAACGGCATTGCGGTGCCGCAGCATTTGTCATTGATTGGTTTCGATGATATCCCAATTGCCCGTTACACCGACCCGCAACTGACAACGGTGCGTTATCCGGTGGCGTCCATGGCGCGGCTGGCGACCGAGCTTGCGCTGCAAGGGGCCGCAGGCAAGCTGGATCCCACGGCGTCACACTGTTTTATGCCTACCCTCGTGCGTCGCCATTCTGTCACCGCGCGGCAAACTGTGGCACCGATCACTAACTTATAA
- the mglC gene encoding galactose/methyl galactoside ABC transporter permease MglC yields the protein MSALNKKTFLTYLKDGGIYVVLLVLLAIIIFQDPTFLSLLNLSNILTQSSVRIIIALGVAGLIVTQGTDLSAGRQVGLAAVVAATLLQSMENANKVFPDLATMPIPVVILIVCAVGAVIGLVNGIVIAYLNVTPFITTLGTMIIVYGINSLYYDFVGASPISGFDSGFSTFTQGFIAMGSFRLSYITFYALIAVAFVWVLWNKTRFGKNIFAIGGNPEAAKVSGVNVALNLLMIYALSGVFYAFGGMLEAGRIGSATNNLGFMYELDAIAACVVGGVSFSGGVGTVLGVVTGVIIFTVINYGLTYIGINPYWQYIIKGGIIIFAVALDSLKYARKK from the coding sequence ATGAGTGCGTTAAATAAAAAAACTTTTCTCACTTATCTGAAAGACGGCGGTATTTACGTTGTTCTTTTAGTGTTACTGGCCATTATTATTTTTCAGGATCCCACGTTCTTAAGTTTGCTGAACTTAAGCAATATTCTGACCCAATCTTCCGTGCGCATTATTATCGCGCTGGGTGTCGCAGGGCTGATCGTGACGCAGGGGACGGATCTCTCCGCTGGTCGCCAGGTGGGTCTGGCAGCGGTGGTGGCGGCAACGCTGCTGCAATCGATGGAAAACGCCAACAAAGTCTTCCCGGATCTGGCCACTATGCCGATTCCGGTGGTTATCCTGATCGTTTGCGCCGTGGGCGCCGTCATTGGCCTGGTCAACGGTATTGTCATTGCTTACCTGAATGTGACACCGTTTATCACCACGCTGGGTACGATGATCATCGTTTACGGTATCAACTCCCTGTATTACGACTTTGTTGGCGCGTCGCCGATTTCCGGCTTCGACAGTGGCTTCTCGACCTTTACGCAGGGCTTTATCGCGATGGGCAGTTTCCGCTTGTCGTACATCACCTTCTACGCGTTGATCGCCGTCGCTTTTGTCTGGGTGCTGTGGAATAAAACGCGCTTCGGCAAAAACATTTTCGCCATCGGGGGTAACCCGGAAGCGGCAAAAGTGTCTGGCGTGAACGTTGCGCTGAACCTGCTGATGATTTATGCGCTGTCCGGTGTGTTCTATGCGTTCGGCGGGATGCTGGAAGCGGGCCGTATCGGTTCAGCGACCAACAACCTCGGCTTTATGTATGAACTGGATGCCATCGCCGCGTGCGTGGTGGGCGGCGTCTCCTTCAGCGGCGGCGTGGGTACCGTTCTTGGCGTGGTGACCGGTGTTATCATCTTCACTGTGATCAACTACGGCCTGACGTATATCGGTATCAACCCGTACTGGCAGTACATCATCAAGGGCGGGATCATTATTTTCGCCGTGGCGCTGGACTCCCTGAAATACGCACGTAAGAAATAA
- the mglA gene encoding galactose/methyl galactoside ABC transporter ATP-binding protein MglA has translation MVSNNTQSSGEFLLEMSNINKSFPGVKALDNVNLKVRPHSIHALMGENGAGKSTLLKCLFGIYQKDSGSILFQGKEIDFHSAKEALENGISMVHQELNLVLQRSVMDNMWLGRYPTKGMFVDQDKMYRDTKDIFDELDIDIDPRARVGTLSVSQMQMIEIAKAFSYDAKIVIMDEPTSSLTEKEVNHLFKIIRKLKERGCGIVYISHKMEEIFQLCDEITILRDGQWIATQPLEGLDMDKIIAMMVGRSLNQRFPDKQNTPGETILEVRNLTSLRQPSIRDVSFDLHKGEILGIAGLVGAKRTDIVETLFGIREKSAGTIKLHGKQINNHSANEAINNGFALVTEERRSTGIYAYLDIGFNSLISNIQNYKNKVGLLDNSRMKSDTQWVIDSMRVKTPGHRTQIGSLSGGNQQKVVIGRWLLTQPEILMLDEPTRGIDVGAKFEIYQLIAELAKKNKGIIIISSEMPELLGITDRILVMSNGLVSGIVDTKTTTQNEILRLASLHL, from the coding sequence ATGGTCAGCAATAATACTCAGTCGTCAGGTGAATTCTTGTTGGAAATGAGCAATATCAACAAGTCTTTTCCAGGCGTAAAGGCACTCGATAATGTCAATTTGAAAGTTCGTCCACACTCGATCCATGCATTAATGGGTGAGAACGGTGCGGGTAAATCAACATTATTAAAATGTCTTTTTGGGATCTATCAAAAAGATTCCGGCAGCATTCTTTTTCAGGGCAAAGAGATCGATTTCCACTCCGCTAAAGAAGCGCTGGAAAATGGTATTTCGATGGTTCACCAGGAATTAAACCTGGTGCTGCAACGCTCCGTGATGGATAACATGTGGTTGGGGCGTTACCCAACTAAAGGCATGTTTGTCGATCAGGACAAAATGTACCGTGATACCAAAGACATTTTCGATGAACTGGATATTGATATCGATCCACGCGCCCGCGTAGGGACATTATCCGTTTCACAGATGCAGATGATTGAAATAGCGAAAGCGTTCTCCTATGACGCCAAGATCGTTATTATGGACGAGCCTACTTCTTCGCTGACCGAAAAAGAGGTCAATCATCTGTTCAAAATTATCCGCAAGCTGAAAGAACGCGGCTGCGGCATTGTTTATATCTCCCATAAAATGGAAGAAATATTCCAGCTGTGTGATGAAATCACTATCCTGCGCGACGGCCAGTGGATTGCCACTCAGCCGCTGGAAGGGCTGGATATGGACAAGATCATCGCCATGATGGTGGGACGTTCCCTGAACCAGCGCTTCCCGGACAAGCAGAACACGCCGGGGGAAACCATTCTTGAAGTGCGTAATTTGACCTCGTTGCGCCAGCCGTCAATTCGTGATGTGAGCTTTGATCTGCATAAAGGCGAAATTCTCGGGATCGCCGGTCTGGTCGGCGCGAAACGTACCGATATTGTTGAAACCTTATTTGGCATTCGTGAGAAATCAGCAGGCACTATCAAACTGCATGGCAAGCAGATTAATAACCATAGTGCGAATGAAGCGATTAATAATGGCTTCGCGCTGGTGACTGAAGAACGCCGTTCTACCGGTATCTATGCGTATTTGGATATCGGATTTAACTCATTGATCTCAAATATTCAAAATTACAAAAACAAAGTCGGTTTGCTGGATAACAGCCGCATGAAGAGCGATACCCAATGGGTTATTGATTCAATGCGCGTTAAAACACCCGGACACCGTACGCAAATAGGTTCGTTGTCTGGTGGTAACCAGCAGAAAGTCGTTATTGGCCGCTGGTTGTTAACGCAGCCGGAAATTTTAATGCTCGATGAACCGACGCGCGGTATTGACGTTGGTGCGAAGTTTGAAATTTATCAGCTGATTGCTGAACTGGCGAAAAAGAATAAGGGGATCATTATTATTTCCTCTGAAATGCCTGAGTTGTTAGGCATCACTGACCGTATTCTGGTAATGAGCAATGGCCTCGTTTCCGGGATTGTTGATACTAAAACGACAACGCAAAACGAAATTCTCCGTCTTGCGTCTTTGCACCTTTAA
- the mglB gene encoding galactose/glucose ABC transporter substrate-binding protein MglB: MNKKVLTLSAVMASMLFGAAAHAADTRIGVTIYKYDDNFMSVVRKAIEKDAKAAPDVQLLMNDSQNDQSKQNDQIDVLLAKGVKALAINLVDPAAAGTVIEKARGQSVPVVFFNKEPSRKALDSYDKAYYVGTDSKESGVIQGDLIAKHWAANQGWDLNKDGQIQFVLLKGEPGHPDAEARTTYVIKELNEKGIKTQQLALDTAMWDTAQAKDKMDAWLSGPNANKIEVVIANNDAMAMGAVEALKAHNKSSIPVFGVDALPEALALVKSGAMAGTVLNDANNQAKASFDLAKNLADGKGAADGTDWKIENKIVRIPYVGVDKDNLAQFSSK, translated from the coding sequence ATGAATAAGAAGGTGTTGACTCTGTCTGCTGTCATGGCAAGCATGCTTTTTGGCGCAGCTGCACACGCAGCGGATACCCGCATTGGTGTGACCATCTATAAATACGATGACAACTTCATGTCCGTTGTTCGCAAAGCTATCGAAAAAGACGCCAAAGCAGCGCCGGATGTTCAGCTGCTGATGAATGATTCCCAAAATGACCAATCCAAACAGAACGACCAGATCGACGTGCTGCTGGCGAAAGGCGTAAAAGCACTGGCGATCAACCTGGTTGACCCGGCTGCGGCGGGGACTGTTATTGAGAAAGCGCGTGGTCAGAGCGTTCCGGTTGTTTTCTTTAACAAAGAACCTTCCCGTAAAGCGCTGGATAGCTATGACAAAGCGTATTACGTCGGTACTGATTCCAAAGAATCGGGTGTGATTCAGGGCGACCTGATTGCCAAGCACTGGGCAGCAAACCAGGGCTGGGATCTGAACAAAGACGGTCAAATCCAGTTCGTGCTGCTGAAAGGCGAGCCGGGCCACCCGGATGCGGAAGCCCGTACTACCTACGTCATCAAAGAGCTGAACGAAAAAGGCATCAAAACGCAGCAACTGGCGTTAGATACCGCGATGTGGGATACCGCGCAGGCGAAAGATAAGATGGACGCCTGGCTCTCTGGCCCGAACGCGAACAAAATCGAAGTGGTTATCGCTAACAACGACGCGATGGCAATGGGCGCGGTTGAAGCGCTGAAAGCGCACAACAAATCGTCCATTCCGGTCTTCGGCGTGGATGCGCTGCCAGAAGCGCTGGCACTGGTTAAATCCGGTGCGATGGCGGGTACCGTGCTGAACGATGCCAACAACCAGGCGAAAGCGAGCTTCGATCTGGCGAAAAACCTCGCCGACGGTAAAGGCGCAGCTGACGGCACTGACTGGAAAATTGAGAACAAAATTGTTCGCATTCCTTACGTCGGTGTTGATAAAGACAACTTGGCACAGTTCTCTAGTAAATAA
- the cdd gene encoding cytidine deaminase, with the protein MHSRFHTAFPGLAENLQAALAPMLADTHFPAMLSAEQVATLQSATQLDADALAFALLPLAAACARTDLSHFNVGAIARGVSGSWYFGANMEFLGATMQQTVHAEQSAVSHAWLRGEKALASVTVNYTPCGHCRQFMNELNSGLSLGINLPGRAPHTLGDYLPDAFGPKDLEIKTLLMDEQDHGFPLRGDALAQAAITAANKSHSPYTHSPSGVAIVCRDGRIFIGSYAENAAFNPTLPPLQGALNLLNLNGFDYADIERATLAERADAPLTQWDATVATLRALGCENVERVQL; encoded by the coding sequence ATGCATTCACGTTTTCACACTGCTTTTCCCGGGCTTGCGGAGAATTTACAGGCCGCACTCGCTCCTATGCTGGCGGATACGCACTTCCCCGCCATGCTGAGCGCAGAGCAGGTGGCAACGTTGCAAAGCGCAACGCAACTGGACGCAGACGCACTGGCATTCGCCCTGCTGCCCCTCGCCGCCGCTTGCGCGCGCACCGACCTGTCCCATTTTAATGTCGGCGCGATTGCACGAGGCGTCAGCGGTAGCTGGTACTTCGGCGCCAATATGGAATTCCTCGGCGCAACCATGCAGCAAACCGTGCATGCGGAACAGAGCGCGGTGAGCCACGCCTGGCTGCGCGGTGAAAAAGCGCTGGCCTCGGTCACCGTCAACTACACGCCTTGCGGGCACTGCCGCCAGTTTATGAACGAACTGAACAGCGGCCTGAGCCTCGGCATCAACCTACCAGGCCGCGCGCCGCATACATTGGGTGATTACCTGCCGGATGCCTTTGGCCCGAAAGATCTGGAAATCAAAACGCTGCTGATGGATGAGCAGGACCACGGTTTCCCACTTCGCGGCGATGCGCTGGCGCAAGCGGCGATTACCGCCGCCAATAAGAGCCACTCGCCGTATACTCACTCCCCTTCCGGGGTTGCCATTGTTTGCCGCGATGGGCGGATTTTCATCGGCAGCTATGCGGAAAACGCCGCCTTTAACCCAACGCTCCCACCGCTGCAAGGCGCACTGAACTTGCTGAATCTGAATGGTTTTGATTATGCGGATATTGAACGTGCGACGCTGGCCGAGCGTGCTGATGCGCCGTTAACGCAGTGGGATGCCACGGTCGCGACGCTGCGGGCGTTGGGCTGCGAGAACGTCGAGCGCGTGCAGCTCTAA
- a CDS encoding TonB-dependent copper receptor — protein MIPAARSALPHDSVMIVTTPVSSPLEVVTSPKRSHQPLSASDGAQYLQTLPGFSQIRNGGTNGDPLFRGMFGSRLRILTNNGEILGACGGRMDSPTSYLAPENFDLLTLIKGPETVLWGPGNSAGTVRFDREPPRFNKPGVQGIASMLAASNQRLDKTADLSLGSETGYLRLTGNTSRAGDYKAGNGERVPSKWQKWNGDMALGWTPDKETLFELTAGKGDGEARYAGRGMDGSQFKRESVGAQVEKSHIGDVFDKFEANIYSNYADHIMDNFSLRSPPMKPMAKRVDRRTTGARVMGTWLWSAVELRSGTDAQRNTHRRLHHHRWVKDARFDDAGLFSELTWHATEQSHVISGARFDRVKVTHFASQRKATLPAGFTRLEHHLADIPVMMYAGIGYTERFPDYWELFSPRRGFDINSVKTEKTTQLDIGAHYAGARLNSWVSAYIGRINDYILFRYDSAPAKTRQVDNIDATIMGGEAGVSYALTENWKSEASVAYSWGKNDDEHRALAQIPPLEAHLGLTWTRGNWSSSGLLRLVSSQHRVAINEGNVVGKDFAASAGFAVLSANAAYNVNEHVNISAGVDNLFNKTYSEHLNLAGNGSFGYSANTPIDEPGRTWWGKLSVTF, from the coding sequence ATGATTCCCGCCGCGCGTAGCGCATTGCCGCATGATTCCGTAATGATCGTCACAACACCGGTTTCATCTCCCCTTGAAGTCGTCACCTCACCCAAAAGGTCCCACCAGCCCCTTTCCGCCAGCGATGGCGCGCAATACCTGCAAACCCTCCCCGGTTTTTCGCAAATCCGTAATGGCGGCACCAATGGCGATCCGCTTTTTCGCGGCATGTTCGGTTCCCGTTTGCGTATTTTGACCAATAACGGCGAAATACTCGGTGCCTGCGGCGGCAGAATGGATTCCCCCACGTCGTATCTCGCGCCTGAAAATTTTGACCTTCTTACCCTTATCAAAGGGCCAGAAACGGTGCTTTGGGGGCCGGGTAACTCCGCCGGGACGGTACGTTTTGATCGCGAGCCACCGCGTTTCAATAAGCCCGGCGTTCAAGGAATTGCCAGCATGCTTGCGGCTTCTAACCAACGCCTGGATAAAACTGCCGATCTCAGCCTCGGCAGCGAAACGGGGTATTTGCGCCTGACCGGCAACACTTCCCGCGCGGGCGATTACAAAGCCGGTAACGGTGAGCGCGTGCCATCGAAATGGCAAAAATGGAATGGCGATATGGCGCTCGGTTGGACACCGGATAAAGAGACGCTGTTCGAGTTAACGGCGGGCAAAGGCGACGGGGAAGCCCGCTACGCCGGGCGTGGCATGGACGGGTCGCAATTTAAGCGCGAAAGTGTCGGTGCGCAGGTGGAGAAATCCCACATTGGCGACGTATTCGATAAATTTGAAGCCAACATTTACAGCAACTATGCCGACCACATTATGGATAACTTCTCGTTACGTTCGCCGCCCATGAAACCAATGGCGAAGCGCGTTGACCGCCGCACTACTGGCGCAAGAGTGATGGGAACCTGGTTATGGTCGGCTGTTGAACTGCGCAGCGGAACGGATGCACAACGCAACACACATCGTCGCCTTCATCATCACCGTTGGGTCAAAGATGCCCGTTTCGATGATGCTGGCCTGTTCAGCGAGTTAACCTGGCATGCCACTGAGCAGAGCCACGTGATTAGCGGCGCGCGTTTCGATCGCGTAAAAGTCACACATTTTGCCTCACAGCGTAAAGCGACATTACCTGCCGGGTTTACGCGTCTGGAACATCATTTGGCGGATATTCCGGTAATGATGTATGCGGGAATCGGTTATACCGAACGTTTCCCCGACTACTGGGAACTCTTTTCGCCGCGTCGCGGCTTTGACATCAACAGTGTGAAAACCGAGAAAACCACCCAATTGGATATTGGCGCGCACTATGCCGGCGCGCGCCTGAATAGCTGGGTGTCCGCGTATATTGGCCGGATTAATGATTACATCCTGTTTCGCTATGATTCGGCGCCCGCCAAAACACGCCAGGTGGATAACATTGATGCCACCATTATGGGCGGCGAAGCGGGTGTCAGTTACGCGTTGACCGAAAACTGGAAAAGCGAGGCCAGCGTGGCGTATTCATGGGGGAAAAATGACGATGAACACCGGGCATTAGCGCAAATCCCCCCACTTGAAGCCCATTTGGGGCTGACATGGACGCGTGGCAACTGGAGCAGCAGCGGCCTGCTGCGCCTTGTCAGCAGCCAGCATCGCGTGGCGATTAACGAAGGCAATGTTGTCGGCAAAGATTTTGCCGCCAGTGCGGGGTTTGCGGTGCTCTCGGCCAATGCCGCGTACAACGTAAATGAACATGTCAACATCAGCGCTGGAGTCGATAATCTCTTTAATAAGACCTACAGCGAACATTTGAACCTGGCCGGGAACGGCAGTTTTGGCTATTCGGCAAACACACCGATTGATGAACCCGGCAGAACCTGGTGGGGCAAGCTTAGCGTCACGTTCTGA
- a CDS encoding CidA/LrgA family protein gives MTKSLNIIWQYLRAFVLIYACLYAGIFIASLLPFAIPGSIIGMLIMFVLLALQILPAKWVNPGCFFFIRYMVLLFVPIGVGVMQYYDVLRAQFGPIVVSCAVSTAIVFLVVSWSTHLVHGERKVAGQKGRKE, from the coding sequence ATGACTAAATCATTGAATATCATCTGGCAGTATCTTCGTGCTTTTGTGCTTATCTACGCGTGTTTATACGCCGGTATTTTTATCGCCTCCCTGCTGCCCTTCGCTATTCCGGGCAGCATTATTGGCATGCTGATTATGTTCGTGCTGCTGGCGCTGCAAATCTTGCCTGCCAAATGGGTTAATCCGGGCTGCTTCTTCTTTATTCGCTACATGGTGCTGTTGTTTGTGCCGATCGGCGTGGGGGTTATGCAGTATTACGACGTGTTGCGCGCGCAGTTCGGACCGATCGTGGTTTCCTGCGCGGTCAGCACCGCGATTGTCTTTTTAGTGGTGAGCTGGAGCACGCACCTGGTGCACGGCGAGCGTAAAGTGGCCGGACAAAAAGGTCGTAAAGAATGA
- the yeiB gene encoding DUF418 domain-containing protein YeiB, translating to MERNVTLDFIRGIAILGILLLNITAFGLPKAAYLNPAWSGAISNSDAWTWALLDLFAQVKFLSLFAILFGAGLQMLLPRGKRWIQSRLTLLVLLGFIHGLFFWDGDILLAYGLVGLIAWRMIRDAQNVKTMFNTGVVLYLIGIAVLLLLGGISGSAPNRSWLPDAANIQYETWWKTSGGMMEALSNRADMLSNALLALGAQYGWQLAGMMLLGAALMRSGWLKGQFSLRHYRRTGALLIGLGMLINIPAIIAQWQLGWSYRWCAFILQAPRELSAPMQAIGYAALAWGFWPQICGFKLVNAIACVGRMALSNYLLQTLICTTLFNHLGLFMKFDRLQLLAMVPAVWAVNILFSVLWLKRFRQGPMEWLWRQFTSRAAGTSLQRTSR from the coding sequence ATGGAAAGAAATGTCACGCTGGATTTTATTCGTGGCATCGCCATTCTCGGCATCCTGCTGCTCAATATCACCGCCTTTGGCCTGCCGAAGGCGGCGTATCTCAACCCCGCCTGGTCTGGTGCCATTTCAAACAGTGATGCCTGGACCTGGGCGCTGCTCGATCTCTTCGCACAGGTAAAATTCCTTTCACTGTTCGCCATTCTGTTCGGTGCGGGTCTGCAAATGTTGCTGCCGCGCGGTAAGCGCTGGATCCAGTCGCGCCTGACGCTACTGGTGTTGCTCGGTTTTATTCACGGTCTCTTTTTCTGGGATGGCGATATTCTGCTGGCTTATGGGCTGGTGGGGTTGATCGCCTGGCGCATGATCCGCGACGCGCAAAATGTGAAGACGATGTTTAACACTGGCGTGGTGCTGTACCTCATCGGCATTGCCGTGCTGCTGCTGTTGGGCGGCATTTCCGGTTCTGCGCCAAACCGCTCGTGGCTGCCGGATGCGGCAAATATTCAGTATGAAACCTGGTGGAAAACCAGTGGCGGCATGATGGAAGCGCTGAGCAACCGCGCCGATATGCTATCGAACGCGCTGCTGGCGCTGGGCGCGCAATACGGCTGGCAACTGGCGGGCATGATGCTGCTCGGCGCCGCGCTGATGCGCAGCGGCTGGCTGAAAGGGCAGTTCAGTCTTCGCCATTACCGCCGCACGGGCGCGCTGCTGATTGGCCTCGGGATGCTGATCAATATTCCGGCGATTATTGCGCAGTGGCAGCTGGGTTGGTCCTATCGCTGGTGCGCGTTTATCTTGCAAGCCCCGCGCGAATTGAGCGCGCCGATGCAGGCCATCGGCTATGCCGCGCTGGCGTGGGGATTCTGGCCGCAGATCTGCGGTTTCAAACTGGTCAACGCCATTGCTTGCGTCGGGCGTATGGCGCTCAGTAACTATCTGCTGCAAACGCTGATTTGCACCACGCTGTTTAACCACCTCGGTTTATTTATGAAGTTCGATCGCCTGCAACTGCTGGCGATGGTGCCCGCTGTCTGGGCTGTCAACATTCTCTTCTCTGTATTGTGGTTGAAGCGTTTTCGTCAAGGGCCGATGGAGTGGCTGTGGCGGCAATTCACCTCGCGTGCTGCGGGGACATCATTACAACGCACATCCAGATAA
- a CDS encoding CidB/LrgB family autolysis modulator — MMTYIWWSLPLTLAVFFGARKLAARFKSPLLNPLLVAMVVIIPILLVTGTPYDHYFQGSKILNDLLQPAVVALAFPLYEQLHQIRARWKSIITICFIGSLVAMITGTLIALMMGATPQIAASILPKSVTTPIAMAVGGSIGGIPAISAVCVIFVGVLGAVFGHTLLNLMRIRTKSARGLAMGTASHALGTARCAELDYQEGAFSSLALVICGIITSLLAPFLFPLILLIWG, encoded by the coding sequence ATGATGACGTATATCTGGTGGTCGCTGCCGTTAACGCTGGCGGTCTTTTTTGGCGCCCGCAAACTTGCCGCGCGGTTCAAATCACCGCTGTTAAACCCACTGCTGGTGGCGATGGTGGTGATTATCCCGATCCTGCTGGTGACCGGCACGCCGTATGACCACTATTTTCAGGGCAGCAAAATTCTCAACGATTTGCTGCAACCCGCCGTTGTAGCGCTCGCTTTCCCACTTTATGAACAGTTGCATCAGATTCGCGCGCGCTGGAAATCCATCATCACCATTTGTTTTATTGGCAGCCTGGTGGCGATGATCACCGGCACGCTGATTGCGCTGATGATGGGCGCGACGCCGCAAATTGCCGCTTCGATATTGCCGAAATCGGTCACGACGCCAATTGCGATGGCGGTTGGCGGCAGCATTGGCGGCATCCCGGCGATCAGCGCCGTGTGCGTGATTTTCGTGGGTGTGCTGGGCGCGGTATTTGGCCATACCTTGCTGAATCTGATGCGTATTCGCACCAAATCAGCGCGTGGGCTGGCAATGGGCACCGCATCCCATGCGCTGGGCACGGCGCGTTGTGCCGAGCTGGATTATCAGGAAGGCGCGTTCAGTTCGCTGGCGCTGGTGATTTGCGGGATCATCACTTCGCTGTTGGCCCCGTTTTTATTCCCGCTGATCCTGTTGATCTGGGGTTAA
- the sanA gene encoding outer membrane permeability protein SanA, with protein MLKRFFYSLLVLIGLLLLTALGLDRWMSWKTAPYIYDDLQDLPWRQVGVVLGTAKYYRTGVINQYYRYRIQGALNAYNSGKVNYLLLSGDNALQSYNEPVTMRKDLIAAGVDPADIVLDYAGFRTLDSIVRTRKVFDTNDFIIITQRFHCERALFIAQHLGIQAQCYAVPSPKDMWSVRVREFGARLGTIADLYMFKREPRFLGPPVPIPSMQEEVPDDAQGYPAVTAEQLSEIQKKGKN; from the coding sequence ATGCTAAAGCGTTTTTTCTACAGCCTGTTAGTCCTGATCGGCCTGCTGCTGTTGACTGCGCTTGGTCTTGACCGCTGGATGAGCTGGAAAACCGCCCCCTATATCTACGACGATTTACAGGATCTCCCCTGGCGTCAGGTGGGTGTGGTGCTCGGCACCGCCAAATATTACCGCACCGGCGTTATCAACCAATATTATCGCTATCGCATTCAGGGCGCGCTAAACGCCTATAACAGTGGCAAGGTCAATTACCTGCTACTGAGCGGCGACAATGCGCTGCAAAGTTATAATGAGCCGGTCACCATGCGCAAAGATTTGATTGCCGCAGGTGTTGATCCCGCCGATATCGTGCTGGATTACGCCGGGTTCCGCACGCTGGACTCGATTGTCCGCACCCGCAAAGTGTTCGATACCAACGATTTCATCATCATCACGCAGCGTTTCCACTGCGAACGCGCGCTGTTTATCGCCCAGCATTTGGGCATCCAGGCGCAGTGTTACGCGGTGCCGTCACCAAAAGATATGTGGAGTGTGCGGGTGCGTGAGTTTGGTGCGCGGTTAGGCACCATCGCCGATTTGTACATGTTCAAACGCGAACCGCGTTTCCTTGGGCCGCCGGTGCCGATTCCTTCGATGCAAGAAGAAGTGCCGGACGACGCGCAAGGCTACCCGGCGGTGACCGCCGAGCAACTGAGCGAAATACAGAAGAAAGGGAAAAACTGA